The following coding sequences are from one Triticum aestivum cultivar Chinese Spring chromosome 5A, IWGSC CS RefSeq v2.1, whole genome shotgun sequence window:
- the LOC123103357 gene encoding serine/threonine-protein phosphatase 2A 65 kDa regulatory subunit A beta isoform isoform X2 encodes MAMVDEPLYPIAVLIDELKNEDIQLRLNSIRRLSTIARALGEERTRKELIPFLSENNDDEDEVLLAMAEELGVFIPYVGGVEHAHVLLPPLETLSTVEETCVRDKAVESLCRIGAQMKENDIVDYFIAVVKRLAAGEWFTARVSSCGLFHIAYPSATDPLKTELRTIYGQLCQDDMPMVRRAAASNLGKFAATVEQSHLKTEIMSIFDDLTQDDQDSVRLLAVEGCAALGKLLEPQDCVAHILPVIVNFSQDKSWRVRYMVANQLYELCEAVGPEPTRADLVPAYVRLLRDNEAEVRIAAAGKVTKFCRILSPQLAIQHILPCVKELSSDSSQHVRSALASVIMGMAPVLGKDATIEQLLPIFLSLLKDEFPDVRLNIISKLDQVNQVIGIDLLSQSLLPAIVELAEDRHWRVRLAIIEYIPLLASQLGVGFFDDKLGALCMQWLEDKVFSIREAAANNLKRLAEEFGPEWAMQHIIPQVLEKINNPHYLYRMTILQAISLLAPVMGAEITCQKLLPVVINSSKDRVPNIKFNVAKVLQSLVPILDQSTVKPCLVELSEDPDVDVRYYANQALQACDQIMMSS; translated from the exons ATGGCTATGGTCGATGAGCCTCTCTATCCAATTGCCGTGCTGATAGATGAGCTTAAAAATGAAGATATTCAATTGCGCCTGAACTCCATCAGAAGACTTTCCACTATTGCACGGGCACTTGGAGAAGAAAGAACCAGGAAGGAACTGATTCCTTTCCTCAGCgaaaacaatgatgatgaagatgaggtgCTTCTTGCAATGGCTGAAGAATTGGGTGTGTTCATTCCTTATGTTGGGGGTGTAGAGCATGCTCATGTTTTGCTCCCACCATTGGAGACATTGTCTACGGTGGAGGAAACTTGTGTCCGAGACAAAGCAGTTGAGTCGTTGTGCCGTATTGGTGCACAGATGAAAGAAAATGACATTGTTGACTATTTCATTGCAGTAGTAAAG AGGCTAGCGGCTGGTGAGTGGTTTACAGCTCGAGTATCATCCTGTGGTCTTTTCCATATAGCCTATCCAAGTGCCACCGATCCGTTGAAAACAGAACTGAGGACTATTTATGGCCAGTTATGCCAAGATGACATGCCTATGGTCAGAAGGGCAGCTGCATCAAATCTTGGGAAGTTTGCTGCCACTGTTGAACAGAGCCATTTGAAGACAGAAATCATGTCGATCTTTGATGATCTTACCCAAGATG ATCAAGATTCAGTACGTTTATTGGCAGTTGAAGGCTGTGCCGCTCTTGGAAAATTGTTAGAACCCCAAGATTGTGTAGCCCATATCCTTCCAGTCATTGTTAATTTCTCCCAG GATAAATCTTGGCGTGTCCGTTATATGGTTGCAAACCAGTTGTATGAGCTCTGCGAGGCAGTTGGCCCCGAGCCTACAAG AGCGGACCTGGTGCCTGCATATGTTCGCCTCCTCCGTGATAATGAGGCTGAAGTGCGGATAGCAGCTGCCGGAAAAGTTACGAAGTTCTGTAGGATATTAAGTCCACAGCTTGCAATTCAGCACATTCTGCCGTGTGTTAAG GAATTGTCATCAGATTCGTCTCAGCATGTTCGCTCAGCTTTGGCTTCAGTCATCATGGGAATGGCCCCTGTCTTGGGGAAG GATGCTACCATTGAACAACTTCTTCCTATTTTTCTTTCTTTGCTGAAGGATGAATTTCCTGATGTTCGACTGAACATAATCAGCAAGCTTGATCAAGTTAATCAG GTCATTGGAATTGACTTGCTGTCGCAATCTCTATTGCCGGCTATTGTAGAACTTGCGGAGGATAGGCACTGGAGGGTTCGGCTTGCAATAATTGAGTACATCCCTCTGCTGGCTAGTCAGTTAGGTGTTGGGTTTTTTGATGACAAGCTGGGGGCACTTTGCATGCAATGGTTGGAAGATAAG GTTTTCTCGATCAGAGAAGCTGCCGCAAACAACTTGAAGCGCCTGGCGGAGGAGTTCGGTCCAGAGTGGGCTATGCAACACATAATTCCTCAG GTGTTGGAGAAGATAAACAACCCACATTATCTGTATCGCATGACCATCCTGCAAGCTATCTCATTGCTAGCCCCTGTCATGGGTGCAGAAATAACATGCCAAAAGCTGCTCCCTGTCGTCATTAATTCCTCGAAGGACAG AGTGCCGAACATCAAGTTCAATGTTGCGAAAGTTCTGCAGTCGCTTGTACCAATCCTTGATCAATCt ACTGTGAAGCCATGCCTCGTCGAGCTGAGCGAGGACCCTGATGTGGATGTACGATACTATGCAAACCAGGCCCTTCAGGCGTGTGACCAGATCATGATGTCTAGCTAA
- the LOC123103357 gene encoding serine/threonine-protein phosphatase 2A 65 kDa regulatory subunit A beta isoform isoform X1, with amino-acid sequence MAMVDEPLYPIAVLIDELKNEDIQLRLNSIRRLSTIARALGEERTRKELIPFLSENNDDEDEVLLAMAEELGVFIPYVGGVEHAHVLLPPLETLSTVEETCVRDKAVESLCRIGAQMKENDIVDYFIAVVKRLAAGEWFTARVSSCGLFHIAYPSATDPLKTELRTIYGQLCQDDMPMVRRAAASNLGKFAATVEQSHLKTEIMSIFDDLTQDDQDSVRLLAVEGCAALGKLLEPQDCVAHILPVIVNFSQDKSWRVRYMVANQLYELCEAVGPEPTRADLVPAYVRLLRDNEAEVRIAAAGKVTKFCRILSPQLAIQHILPCVKELSSDSSQHVRSALASVIMGMAPVLGKDATIEQLLPIFLSLLKDEFPDVRLNIISKLDQVNQVIGIDLLSQSLLPAIVELAEDRHWRVRLAIIEYIPLLASQLGVGFFDDKLGALCMQWLEDKVFSIREAAANNLKRLAEEFGPEWAMQHIIPQVLEKINNPHYLYRMTILQAISLLAPVMGAEITCQKLLPVVINSSKDRVPNIKFNVAKVLQSLVPILDQSVAEKTVKPCLVELSEDPDVDVRYYANQALQACDQIMMSS; translated from the exons ATGGCTATGGTCGATGAGCCTCTCTATCCAATTGCCGTGCTGATAGATGAGCTTAAAAATGAAGATATTCAATTGCGCCTGAACTCCATCAGAAGACTTTCCACTATTGCACGGGCACTTGGAGAAGAAAGAACCAGGAAGGAACTGATTCCTTTCCTCAGCgaaaacaatgatgatgaagatgaggtgCTTCTTGCAATGGCTGAAGAATTGGGTGTGTTCATTCCTTATGTTGGGGGTGTAGAGCATGCTCATGTTTTGCTCCCACCATTGGAGACATTGTCTACGGTGGAGGAAACTTGTGTCCGAGACAAAGCAGTTGAGTCGTTGTGCCGTATTGGTGCACAGATGAAAGAAAATGACATTGTTGACTATTTCATTGCAGTAGTAAAG AGGCTAGCGGCTGGTGAGTGGTTTACAGCTCGAGTATCATCCTGTGGTCTTTTCCATATAGCCTATCCAAGTGCCACCGATCCGTTGAAAACAGAACTGAGGACTATTTATGGCCAGTTATGCCAAGATGACATGCCTATGGTCAGAAGGGCAGCTGCATCAAATCTTGGGAAGTTTGCTGCCACTGTTGAACAGAGCCATTTGAAGACAGAAATCATGTCGATCTTTGATGATCTTACCCAAGATG ATCAAGATTCAGTACGTTTATTGGCAGTTGAAGGCTGTGCCGCTCTTGGAAAATTGTTAGAACCCCAAGATTGTGTAGCCCATATCCTTCCAGTCATTGTTAATTTCTCCCAG GATAAATCTTGGCGTGTCCGTTATATGGTTGCAAACCAGTTGTATGAGCTCTGCGAGGCAGTTGGCCCCGAGCCTACAAG AGCGGACCTGGTGCCTGCATATGTTCGCCTCCTCCGTGATAATGAGGCTGAAGTGCGGATAGCAGCTGCCGGAAAAGTTACGAAGTTCTGTAGGATATTAAGTCCACAGCTTGCAATTCAGCACATTCTGCCGTGTGTTAAG GAATTGTCATCAGATTCGTCTCAGCATGTTCGCTCAGCTTTGGCTTCAGTCATCATGGGAATGGCCCCTGTCTTGGGGAAG GATGCTACCATTGAACAACTTCTTCCTATTTTTCTTTCTTTGCTGAAGGATGAATTTCCTGATGTTCGACTGAACATAATCAGCAAGCTTGATCAAGTTAATCAG GTCATTGGAATTGACTTGCTGTCGCAATCTCTATTGCCGGCTATTGTAGAACTTGCGGAGGATAGGCACTGGAGGGTTCGGCTTGCAATAATTGAGTACATCCCTCTGCTGGCTAGTCAGTTAGGTGTTGGGTTTTTTGATGACAAGCTGGGGGCACTTTGCATGCAATGGTTGGAAGATAAG GTTTTCTCGATCAGAGAAGCTGCCGCAAACAACTTGAAGCGCCTGGCGGAGGAGTTCGGTCCAGAGTGGGCTATGCAACACATAATTCCTCAG GTGTTGGAGAAGATAAACAACCCACATTATCTGTATCGCATGACCATCCTGCAAGCTATCTCATTGCTAGCCCCTGTCATGGGTGCAGAAATAACATGCCAAAAGCTGCTCCCTGTCGTCATTAATTCCTCGAAGGACAG AGTGCCGAACATCAAGTTCAATGTTGCGAAAGTTCTGCAGTCGCTTGTACCAATCCTTGATCAATCt GTTGCTGAGAAGACTGTGAAGCCATGCCTCGTCGAGCTGAGCGAGGACCCTGATGTGGATGTACGATACTATGCAAACCAGGCCCTTCAGGCGTGTGACCAGATCATGATGTCTAGCTAA